A single window of Archangium gephyra DNA harbors:
- a CDS encoding trypsin-like serine peptidase produces MKLVRAFLVVGLTGCGVAELPEDVPNADTASVESPVIVGSVNWTAATSLSSTSTERARSKAVGYLSIPAVGSRCTAWLVGTDKVVTNNHCIGSSADAVGAKVSFNYEDGVASTSRIWYDCSTFVKTWSAEDMTVLTCKALNGYLPGQVYGKLTVASTNAVNSSAMYVLHQNCDYNATPSCVPNKKYSPGTVLNTNWSSNELSYNADTLGGSSGSPVLAGAGAANAHLVIGLHHVGVGSNYSSSAYNTGVEASAIRARLAEIGL; encoded by the coding sequence ATGAAGCTTGTCCGTGCGTTTCTCGTGGTGGGTCTGACGGGTTGTGGTGTGGCCGAGCTGCCCGAGGACGTTCCGAACGCCGACACGGCCTCGGTCGAGTCCCCTGTCATCGTCGGCTCGGTGAACTGGACGGCCGCCACGTCGCTGAGCTCCACCAGCACCGAGCGCGCCCGCTCCAAGGCGGTGGGCTATCTGTCCATCCCCGCCGTGGGCAGCCGCTGCACCGCGTGGCTCGTGGGGACCGACAAGGTCGTCACCAACAACCACTGCATCGGCAGCAGCGCGGACGCGGTGGGCGCCAAGGTGTCCTTCAACTACGAGGACGGCGTCGCCTCCACCAGCCGCATCTGGTACGACTGCTCCACCTTCGTGAAGACCTGGTCGGCCGAGGACATGACCGTCCTCACCTGCAAGGCGCTCAACGGCTACCTGCCCGGCCAGGTGTACGGGAAGCTGACGGTGGCCAGCACCAACGCGGTCAACAGCTCCGCGATGTACGTCCTCCACCAGAACTGCGACTACAACGCGACCCCGAGCTGCGTGCCCAACAAGAAGTACTCGCCGGGCACCGTGCTCAACACCAACTGGAGCAGCAACGAGCTCTCCTACAACGCGGACACGCTGGGTGGCTCCTCCGGCTCGCCGGTGCTCGCGGGCGCGGGCGCCGCCAACGCGCACCTGGTGATCGGCCTGCACCACGTGGGCGTCGGCTCCAACTACAGCAGCAGCGCCTACAACACGGGCGTCGAGGCCTCGGCCATCCGCGCCCGCCTCGCCGAGATCGGCCTGTAA
- a CDS encoding universal stress protein, producing the protein MPTPSRILVPVDLMEGSRAVIDYAVQLAKPFNASIEVLHAWEPPQYVAPDLLVAAPGWNPQSLEKTALEAARKELTTLIGELNAPGPITQRLEVGEPAAATLRVAETGGFDLIVMGTHGRRGLPRLLLGSVAQKVIARAHCPVLTLHVTEEK; encoded by the coding sequence ATGCCCACGCCTTCTCGCATCCTCGTACCCGTGGACCTGATGGAGGGCTCCAGGGCCGTCATCGACTACGCGGTGCAGCTCGCCAAGCCGTTCAATGCCTCCATCGAGGTGCTGCACGCCTGGGAGCCACCCCAGTACGTGGCGCCGGATCTCCTGGTGGCCGCGCCGGGCTGGAATCCCCAGTCGCTGGAGAAGACGGCGCTCGAGGCGGCCCGCAAGGAGCTGACCACCCTCATCGGCGAGCTCAACGCCCCGGGTCCCATCACCCAGCGGCTGGAGGTGGGGGAGCCCGCCGCGGCCACCCTGCGCGTCGCCGAGACGGGCGGGTTCGATCTGATCGTCATGGGCACGCACGGCCGCCGGGGCCTGCCGAGGCTGCTGCTGGGCAGCGTGGCCCAGAAGGTCATCGCCCGGGCCCACTGCCCCGTCCTCACCCTGCACGTGACCGAGGAGAAGTAG